In Nicotiana tabacum cultivar K326 chromosome 11, ASM71507v2, whole genome shotgun sequence, a single window of DNA contains:
- the LOC107768178 gene encoding pescadillo homolog, whose translation MPKHYRPAGKKKEGNAARYITKSQAVKYLQVSLSLFRKLCILKGIFPREPKKKVKGNHHTYYHTKDILFLKHEPLLEKFREMRAYEKKIKKAVSKKNRDLAERLLTRKPTYTLDMLIRERYPKFIDALRDLDDCLSMVHLFAALPAVEREKIPVNRVHNCRRLSHEWQAYISRTHKLRKTFISVKGIYYQAEIDGQKITWLTPHALQQVLPADVDYNIMLTFLEFYETLLAFVNFKLYHSINVKYPPILDSRLEALAADLYALSRFFDSRASMTESKAASIFDSDVSKETNYDESELRLAQLQQQLPSNEPGALMHLVQNAAESDEDDSETRKCKALFKDVKFFLSREVPRESLLFVIPAFGGIVSWDGEGAPFKETDQSITHQIVDRPTQGHKFLSREYVQPQWIYDCINARILLPVDEYVVGRIPPPHLSPFVDNEAEGYVPEYAETIKRLQAAARQEVLPMPGVGKEDLDDPQNLLVEGVIDRAEAIEAAEKKRKMSILQKQYHDELKKELGSTQISAASDGNKDSVSEDIDTGGDSLPDIRQISKDADSMSDVLMPRKKRKLLDAMKRGKEKKQANVDRLKQRNRMIKEGKISEK comes from the exons ATGCCGAAGCATTACAGGCCTGCT ggaaagaaaaaggaaggaaaTGCAGCAAGATATATTACAAAATCACAAGCTGTGAAATACCTTCAAGTCAGTTTATCACTGTTCAG GAAGCTATGCATCTTGAAAGGTATTTTCCCCCGTGAACCAAAGAAGAAGGTTAAGGGAAACCACCATACCTACTATCACACGAAAGATATTTTGTTCCTTAAACATGAGCCCTTACTCGAGAAGTTCAGAGAAATGCGAGCATACGAGAAAAAGATTAAAAAAGCAGTCTCAAAGAAAAATCGGGATCTTGCTGAACGCCTGTTAACTCGAAAACCCACTTATACCCTTGACATGCTTATTCGAGAGAG GTACCCTAAATTCATTGATGCACTTAGAGATTTGGATGACTGCCTTAGTATGGTGCACTTGTTTGCTGCATTGCCTGCTGTAGAAAGAGAGAAGATACCGGTAAACCGTGTCCATAACTGTCGAAG GTTGAGCCATGAATGGCAGGCCTACATTTCGCGCACCCACAAACTACGGAAAACATTTATATCAGTGAAAGGAATATATTACCAG GCAGAAATAGATGGGCAAAAAATCACTTGGTTAACTCCACATGCATTGCAACAAGTACTTCCTGCTGACGTTGACTACAACATTATGCTGACTTTCTTGGAATTTTACGAG ACACTCCTAGCTTTTGTTAATTTCAAGCTTTACCATTCAATAAATGTGAAATATCCTCCCATTCTTGATTCTCGGCTTGAAGCTTTAGCTGCTG ATCTTTATGCATTATCTAGGTTCTTCGATAGCAGAGCCTCCATGACAGAGTCAAAAGCTGCTAGTATCTTTGACTCTGATGTGAGTAAGGAGACAAACTATGATGAATCTGAACTTAGACTGGCTCAACTTCAACAGCAGCTTCCTTCCAATGAACCAGGTGCCTTAATGCACCTTGTTCAAAATGCTGCAGAAAGTGATGAAGATGATTCCGAAACCAGAAAATGCAAAGCACTTTTCAAGGATGTCAAGTTCTTCTTGAGTCGTGAG GTTCCGAGAGAGTCATTGTTGTTTGTTATCCCTGCTTTTGGTGGTATCGTTTCTTGGGATGGAGAAGGGGCACCATTTAAAGAGACTGACCAGAGTATTACTCATCAG ATTGTTGACCGTCCCACTCAGGGCCACAAATTCCTTTCCCGAGAATATGTCCAGCCACAGTGGATTTATGATTGTATTAATGCACGTATCCTTTTACCAGTTGATGAATATGTTGTGGGAAG GATTCCTCCACCACACTTGTCACCTTTTGTTGATAATGAGGCCGAAGGATATGTTCCTGAATATGCAGAGACCATCAAGCGTCTACAGGCAGCTGCAAGACAAGAAGTGCTTCCAATGCCAGGGGTGGGCAAAGAGGATTTGGACGACCCTCAAAATTTACTTGTGGAAGGCGTCATTGACCGTGCTGAAGCTATTGAAGCTGCCGAGAAAAAACGCAAG ATGTCAATTCTTCAGAAGCAGTATCATGATGAACTGAAAAAAGAACTTGGAAGTACCCAAATTTCTGCTGCTTCAGATGGGAACAAGGATAGTGTTTCTGAGGACATTGATACTGGAGGAGATTCTCTTCCAGATATAAGACAAATTTCCAAGGACGCAGACAGCATGTCCGATGTTCTCATGCCTCGTAAAAAGAGGAAGCTACTAGATGCTATGAAG AGGGGCAAAGAGAAGAAACAAGCTAATGTTGACCGTTTGAAGCAGAGGAACAGaatgattaaagaaggaaaaatatcAGAGAAATAA
- the LOC107768176 gene encoding putative U-box domain-containing protein 50 isoform X2, whose translation MVDLITGLRITKLVMSLTFMKSSSWKSRSAISGSFFVHRQKPEFCELFIICGGKLVFLREGNNEGLIEDDQGEMVANSRSKRQSFRDLVVKMFPENSAKMKNQCDSSASNGSFDQWEKYKEEIENYMSQILSSNAEEIDDFVANESLQKSNTELVMADNMTVQEKRKALKIKFLEIKQTIQLSREEAKGHVRGHAKAQWATTLCTRRAEEIDGCINDEIARKADLKRELDATKEELSELHTEVEITTSRLNSILELQRELSNKLQLSSVARSRAEVKVEKVVKQRTDTLQEIDEYRKQRDVLRRRIEFCREKDAIGNATMLMKPSFEYKEFTAAEIRAATDGFSDRMRLKSGGDWTDVYKARLNHTSVAIKLYSSGDVDSADAFRAKVKLFSHMRHPHILAMIGFCSELRCIVFEYMHNGCLRDILFSGKRSSKRRNKCLNWKARICIAADVCTGLCFVHRAKPRPVAHGNLNPSKILLDRNNVAKIHGFKTPLSSDKLDIRSDIRAYGNLVLQILTGRNWAGLVEEAIMMDQTKLIEVLDPMAGEWPLDIAVELGRIGIKCLSIHEDKELNMTSLAREVEKVKKLADEIVANGECVVANERNQDDEDSAEFPNFFLCPILQEVMKNPHVAADGFSYELEAIEEWLKTGRDTSPMTNLRLDDKILTPNHSLRSLIEDLQKKRSISTR comes from the exons ATGGTGGATTTGATCACTGGTCTTAGGATAACAAAATTGGTCATGTCATTGACTTTCATGAAGTCTTCATCATG GAAATCAAGAAGTGCAATAAGTGGATCATTTTTTGTGCATAGACAAAAACCAGAATTTTGtgaattatttataatttgtggAGGGAAGCTGGTTTTTTTAAGGGAAGGAAATAATGAAGGATTAATAGAGGATGATCAAGGAGAAATGGTTGCAAATTCAAGATCAAAGAGGCAAAGTTTTAGAGATTTGGTTGTAAAAATGTTCCCTGAAAATAGtgccaaaatgaaaaatcaatGTGATTCATCAGCAAGCAATGGTTCATTTGATCAATGGGAAAAGTATAAAGAGGAAATTGAGAATTACATGAGTCAAATATTATCTTCAAATGCAGaggaaattgatgattttgttgCTAACGAAAGTCTCCAGAAAAGCAATACAGAGCTTGTTATGGCAGATAATATG ACTGtgcaagaaaagagaaaagctttAAAAATCAAATTTCTGGAGATCAAACAAACAATACAACTAAGCAGAGAAGAAGCAAAAGGCCATGTTAGAGGACATGCTAAGGCTCAGTGGGCTACCACATTATGTACTAGAAGG GCTGAAGAAATTGATGGTTGCATAAACGATGAAATAGCGCGAAAGGCTGATCTAAAGAGGGAGTTAGATGCTACAAAAGAAGAGCTCAGTGAACTTCATACTGAAGTTGAGATCACGACGAGTAGACTCAACTCAATTCTTGAACTACAACGCGAGCTCTCAAACAAGCTGCAGCTATCGTCTGTGGCAAGATCGCGTGCTGAGGTCAAAGTGGAAAAAGTAGTGAAGCAAAGAACAGATACACTTCAGGAGATTGATGAGTATAGAAAGCAAAGGGATGTTCTACGACGAAGGATtgagttttgcagggaaaaagacgCGATAGGAAATGCTACAATGCTGATGAAACCGAGTTTTGAGTACAAGGAGTTCACTGCTGCAGAAATTAGAGCAGCTACAGATGGATTTTCGGATCGTATGAGGTTGAAATCTGGTGGTGATTGGACTGATGTGTATAAAGCTAGGCTTAATCACACATCAGTTGCAATTAAACTGTATAGTTCAGGTGATGTAGATTCTGCAGATGCCTTCCGAGCTAAG GTGAAGCTCTTCAGCCACATGAGGCATCCTCATATACTAGCGATGATCGGATTTTGCTCTGAGCTAAGGTGCATTGTGTTTGAGTATATGCACAATGGCTGCTTAAGAGACATTCTCTTCTCAGGCAAGAGAAGTTCTAAAAGGAGAAACAAATGTCTAAACTGGAAAGCTAGGATATGTATTGCAGCCGATGTATGTACGGGCCTATGCTTCGTCCATCGGGCCAAGCCAAGGCCCGTGGCTCATGGCAACCTCAACCCTTCCAAAATCCTTCTTGATCGTAATAATGTGGCGAAAATCCATGGTTTTAAGACGCCTTTGTCTTCTGATAAATTGGATATAAGATCAGATATCCGGGCTTATGGGAACTTAGTCTTACAAATTCTGACCGGGAGAAACTGGGCCGGGCTTGTTGAGGAGGCGATAATGATGGACCAGACTAAGCTTATTGAAGTACTTGATCCGATGGCCGGAGAGTGGCCATTGGATATAGCAGTTGAGCTTGGAAGAATAGGAATAAAGTGTTTGTCTATTCATGAAGATAAGGAGTTAAACATGACTAGTCTGGCAAGAGAAGTAGAGAAAGTGAAGAAATTAGCTGATGAAATAGTAGCAAATGGTGAATGTGTTGTGGCAAATGAAAGAAATCAAGATGATGAAGACTcagctgagttccctaatttcttcCTCTGCCCCATTTTGCAG GAAGTGATGAAGAATCCACATGTTGCAGCTGATGGATTTTCATATGAGCTAGAAGCCATAGAGGAATGGCTAAAAACTGGAAGAGATACATCACCAATGACAAATTTAAGGCTCGACGACAAGATTCTCACACCTAATCATAGTTTACGTTCTCTAATCGAAGATTTGCAAAAGAAAAGATCAATCTCTACCAGATAG
- the LOC107768177 gene encoding nucleobase-ascorbate transporter 11, translating into MEGGSNSKMKEKKDRQKGQNPNIEPFVPKKGHDPRELKSWAKRTGFVSTTFSSETERANSLSRRDFTSGRDLNVRNDNTGFDLERGVVNKTETVSPKIELDPILGRARNRGVEIEPVLGEGLGNGTRRENLGRRIEVEPILRVHNEERKDGLNENGNGNNSANGAVNGNGHIETRKDDDNVDEEVGYPDGEDPSYGGWHKSPPLKCGLRENPGLVPLMYYGLQHYLSLAGSLIFIPLIIVPTMGGSDKDTANVVSTMLLVSGLTTILHSYFGTRLPLVQGSSFVYLAPALVIMNSEEYRNLADHKFRYIMRELQGAIIVGSIFQSFLGYSGLMSLLLRFINPVVVAPTVAAVGLAFFSYGFPQAGSCVEISLPQILLVLIFTLYLRGVSVFGHRVFRIYAVPVSVVIIWAYAFFLTTGGAYNFKGCSADIPASNILIDACRKHADTMRHCRTDVSNAMRTAAWVRIPYPFQWGIPTFRLRTSIIMVIVSLVASVDSIGSYHSAAILINLKPPTPGIVSRGIGLEGFCSVLAGLWGTGTGSTTLTENVHTINATKVASRRAVQLGAAFLILFSFIGKIGAILASIPQALAAAVLCFIWALIVALGLSTLQYTQNASSRNIIIVGVSLFFGLSIPAYFQQYAPEIGLILPGYLIPYAAASNGPVHTGNAQFNFAMNALLSLNMVVTLLVAFVLDNTVPGSRQERGVYIWSKAEDIMTDPSSLLDYSLPSRVARCFHWAKCVGT; encoded by the exons ATGGAAGGTGGGTCAAactcaaaaatgaaagaaaaaaaggataGACAAAAGGGTCAAAATCCAAATATTGAGCCTTTTGTACCAAAAAAAGGTCATGATCCTAGAGAGTTAAAATCTTGGGCTAAAAGAACTGGTTTTGTGTCAACAACTTTTTCTAGTGAGACAGAAAGAGCTAATAGTTTAAGTAGGAGGGATTTTACTAGTGGGAGAGATCTGAATGTGAGGAATGATAATACTGGATTTGATTTAGAAAGAGGGGTGGTTAATAAAACTGAAACTGTATCTCCAAAGATTGAGCTTGATCCCATTTTGGGAAGAGCAAGAAATAGAGGTGTTGAAATTGAACCAGTTTTGGGTGAGGGTTTAGGAAATGGAACAAGAAGAGAGAATCTTGGAAGGAGAATTGAGGTGGAGCCAATTTTGAGAGTTCATAATGAGGAGAGGAAAGATGGTTTGAATGAGAATGGCAATGGTAATAATAGTGCTAATGGAGCTGTAAATGGGAATGGACATATAGAAACAAGGAAGGATGACGACAATGTGGATGAAGAAGTGGGTTATCCTGATGGTGAGGATCCTAGTTATGGAGGGTGGCATAAGTCTCCGCCGTTAAAATGTGGACTGAGGGAAAATCCGGGACTTG TGCCTCTTATGTACTATGGGTTGCAGCACTATTTATCATTGGCCGGTTCACTTATTTTTATCCCTCTGATTATTGTTCCCACAATGGGTGGAAGTGAT AAAGATACCGCCAATGTGGTTTCCACGATGCTTCTAGTATCTGGCCTTACCACAATACTGCACTCATATTTTGGCACCCGTCTCCCGTTGGTTCAAGGGAGTTCATTTGTATATTTGGCGCCTGCATTAGTTATCATGAATTCCGAGGAGTACCGGAATCTTGCTGATCAT AAATTTAGGTACATAATGAGGGAGCTACAAGGAGCTATAATTGTTGGATCGATTTTCCAGAGCTTCTTGGGTTACAGTGGCTTGATGTCCCTTTTACTACG GTTCATAAATCCAGTCGTTGTCGCACCAACAGTAGCAGCAGTGGGTTTAGCATTTTTTAGCTATGGTTTTCCACAAGCTGGTAGTTGTGTAGAAATCAGCCTTCCTCAGATACTGCTGGTCCTTATTTTTACCTTG TACCTTCGAGGAGTATCCGTTTTTGGTCACCGAGTGTTTCGTATATATGCA GTCCCTGTTAGTGTTGTAATCATTTGGGCATATGCGTTTTTCCTGACGACTGGCGGTGCATATAACTTTAAGGGTTGTAGCGCTGACATACCAGCTTCCAACATCCTTATCGATGCTTGTCGAAAGCATGCAGATACAATGAGGCACTGTAGGACTGATGTCTCCAATGCTATGAGAACCGCTGCTTGGGTCAGGATTCCTTACCCTTTCCAGTGGGGTATACCTACCTTTCGGTTACGGACTTCAATCATTATGGTCATTGTGTCACTAGTTGCTTCTGTTGACTCG ATTGGAAGTTATCACTCAGCAGCAATACTAATCAATTTGAAACCTCCGACCCCGGGTATAGTCAGCAGGGGGATTGGTTTGGAAGGTTTCTGTAGTGTATTGGCTGGACTTTGGGGAACGGGTACTGGGTCAACAACTTTGACCGAGAATGTACACACTATCAATGCAACAAAGGTAGCAAGCCGAAGGGCTGTACAGCTTGGAGCAGCTTTCTTAATCCTGTTCTCCTTCATAG GTAAAATTGGTGCTATTCTTGCTTCTATACCACAAGCATTGGCGGCCGCAGTACTATGCTTCATATGGGCTCTTATTGTAGCTCTGGGCCTATCGACATTGCAGTATACCCAAAATGCAAGTTCCCGAAACATTATAATTGTTGGTGTATCATTGTTCTTTGGTTTGTCGATCCCTGCTTATTTTCAGCAGTATGCACCAGAGATTGGCCTAATTTTGCCTGGATATCTAATTCCTTAtgcagcagcatccaatggaccAGTCCATACCGGCAATGCACAA TTCAATTTTGCAATGAACGCTCTTCTGTCGTTGAACATGGTGGTTACGCTATTGGTAGCATTCGTACTAGACAACACGGTCCCTGGTAGCAGACAAGAACGAGGGGTATACATTTGGTCAAAGGCTGAAGACATAATGACAGATCCTTCGTCCCTTTTAGACTACTCTTTACCAAGTAGAGTAGCAAGATGTTTCCATTGGGCTAAATGTGTGGGCACATAA
- the LOC107768176 gene encoding putative U-box domain-containing protein 50 isoform X1, whose amino-acid sequence MAMELEVENKVYVAINSNLHDGFLTLQWALKRWSSQSITIVILYAVNNICKDYVITPMGKLPAGSVNEEILKDLEKFEEAKNQKILWRYKVFCGNVKVEAIKIEGYDESIQEIMVDLITGLRITKLVMSLTFMKSSSWKSRSAISGSFFVHRQKPEFCELFIICGGKLVFLREGNNEGLIEDDQGEMVANSRSKRQSFRDLVVKMFPENSAKMKNQCDSSASNGSFDQWEKYKEEIENYMSQILSSNAEEIDDFVANESLQKSNTELVMADNMTVQEKRKALKIKFLEIKQTIQLSREEAKGHVRGHAKAQWATTLCTRRAEEIDGCINDEIARKADLKRELDATKEELSELHTEVEITTSRLNSILELQRELSNKLQLSSVARSRAEVKVEKVVKQRTDTLQEIDEYRKQRDVLRRRIEFCREKDAIGNATMLMKPSFEYKEFTAAEIRAATDGFSDRMRLKSGGDWTDVYKARLNHTSVAIKLYSSGDVDSADAFRAKVKLFSHMRHPHILAMIGFCSELRCIVFEYMHNGCLRDILFSGKRSSKRRNKCLNWKARICIAADVCTGLCFVHRAKPRPVAHGNLNPSKILLDRNNVAKIHGFKTPLSSDKLDIRSDIRAYGNLVLQILTGRNWAGLVEEAIMMDQTKLIEVLDPMAGEWPLDIAVELGRIGIKCLSIHEDKELNMTSLAREVEKVKKLADEIVANGECVVANERNQDDEDSAEFPNFFLCPILQEVMKNPHVAADGFSYELEAIEEWLKTGRDTSPMTNLRLDDKILTPNHSLRSLIEDLQKKRSISTR is encoded by the exons ATGGCTATGGAGTTGGAGGTGGAAAACAAGGTTTATGTAGCAATTAATTCAAATCTTCATGATGGTTTTTTGACTTTACAATGGGCACTCAAAAGATGGTCTTCTCAATCAATCACAATTGTTATTCTTTATGCTGTTAATAACATATGTAAAGACTATGTTATTACACCAA TGGGAAAGCTACCAGCAGGTTCAGTGAATGAAGAAATACTGAAAGATCTTGAGAAGTTTGAAGAAGCAAAGAATCAAAAGATACTTTGGAGATACAAAGTTTTTTGTGGAAAT GTTAAAGTTGAAGCAATCAAGATTGAAGGATATGATGAATCCATTCAAGAAATTATGGTGGATTTGATCACTGGTCTTAGGATAACAAAATTGGTCATGTCATTGACTTTCATGAAGTCTTCATCATG GAAATCAAGAAGTGCAATAAGTGGATCATTTTTTGTGCATAGACAAAAACCAGAATTTTGtgaattatttataatttgtggAGGGAAGCTGGTTTTTTTAAGGGAAGGAAATAATGAAGGATTAATAGAGGATGATCAAGGAGAAATGGTTGCAAATTCAAGATCAAAGAGGCAAAGTTTTAGAGATTTGGTTGTAAAAATGTTCCCTGAAAATAGtgccaaaatgaaaaatcaatGTGATTCATCAGCAAGCAATGGTTCATTTGATCAATGGGAAAAGTATAAAGAGGAAATTGAGAATTACATGAGTCAAATATTATCTTCAAATGCAGaggaaattgatgattttgttgCTAACGAAAGTCTCCAGAAAAGCAATACAGAGCTTGTTATGGCAGATAATATG ACTGtgcaagaaaagagaaaagctttAAAAATCAAATTTCTGGAGATCAAACAAACAATACAACTAAGCAGAGAAGAAGCAAAAGGCCATGTTAGAGGACATGCTAAGGCTCAGTGGGCTACCACATTATGTACTAGAAGG GCTGAAGAAATTGATGGTTGCATAAACGATGAAATAGCGCGAAAGGCTGATCTAAAGAGGGAGTTAGATGCTACAAAAGAAGAGCTCAGTGAACTTCATACTGAAGTTGAGATCACGACGAGTAGACTCAACTCAATTCTTGAACTACAACGCGAGCTCTCAAACAAGCTGCAGCTATCGTCTGTGGCAAGATCGCGTGCTGAGGTCAAAGTGGAAAAAGTAGTGAAGCAAAGAACAGATACACTTCAGGAGATTGATGAGTATAGAAAGCAAAGGGATGTTCTACGACGAAGGATtgagttttgcagggaaaaagacgCGATAGGAAATGCTACAATGCTGATGAAACCGAGTTTTGAGTACAAGGAGTTCACTGCTGCAGAAATTAGAGCAGCTACAGATGGATTTTCGGATCGTATGAGGTTGAAATCTGGTGGTGATTGGACTGATGTGTATAAAGCTAGGCTTAATCACACATCAGTTGCAATTAAACTGTATAGTTCAGGTGATGTAGATTCTGCAGATGCCTTCCGAGCTAAG GTGAAGCTCTTCAGCCACATGAGGCATCCTCATATACTAGCGATGATCGGATTTTGCTCTGAGCTAAGGTGCATTGTGTTTGAGTATATGCACAATGGCTGCTTAAGAGACATTCTCTTCTCAGGCAAGAGAAGTTCTAAAAGGAGAAACAAATGTCTAAACTGGAAAGCTAGGATATGTATTGCAGCCGATGTATGTACGGGCCTATGCTTCGTCCATCGGGCCAAGCCAAGGCCCGTGGCTCATGGCAACCTCAACCCTTCCAAAATCCTTCTTGATCGTAATAATGTGGCGAAAATCCATGGTTTTAAGACGCCTTTGTCTTCTGATAAATTGGATATAAGATCAGATATCCGGGCTTATGGGAACTTAGTCTTACAAATTCTGACCGGGAGAAACTGGGCCGGGCTTGTTGAGGAGGCGATAATGATGGACCAGACTAAGCTTATTGAAGTACTTGATCCGATGGCCGGAGAGTGGCCATTGGATATAGCAGTTGAGCTTGGAAGAATAGGAATAAAGTGTTTGTCTATTCATGAAGATAAGGAGTTAAACATGACTAGTCTGGCAAGAGAAGTAGAGAAAGTGAAGAAATTAGCTGATGAAATAGTAGCAAATGGTGAATGTGTTGTGGCAAATGAAAGAAATCAAGATGATGAAGACTcagctgagttccctaatttcttcCTCTGCCCCATTTTGCAG GAAGTGATGAAGAATCCACATGTTGCAGCTGATGGATTTTCATATGAGCTAGAAGCCATAGAGGAATGGCTAAAAACTGGAAGAGATACATCACCAATGACAAATTTAAGGCTCGACGACAAGATTCTCACACCTAATCATAGTTTACGTTCTCTAATCGAAGATTTGCAAAAGAAAAGATCAATCTCTACCAGATAG